From the genome of Bosea sp. Tri-49, one region includes:
- a CDS encoding MFS transporter, whose amino-acid sequence MPNPYREIFRAPGSIGFSAAGFLARMPFSMLTIGIVTMLSQARGQYWLAGGVAATFAFSNALIAPQISRLVDRHGQSKVLIPATLATIVALIGLMLATRLEAPIWVLFLFAALAGLEPSMMAMVRARWTEIYRDTPHLRTAFAFESVIDEVIFMLGPVISIGLSVIWFPEAGPLAATIMLAVGMALFVVQRATEPPVHSQGVGASSSAIRLVPVQIIALLMVALGVVFGTAEVTAVAFAEAQGNKAAASLALAAYAAGSFITGLIFGALRLRLPLATQLLLSIGLAAATTLPLLIVSSLWMLGIVLFIAGASISPTVIVAMALVERHVPASKLTEGITWVMTGMGIGMAAGSAASGWLIDVYGASSGFYVSVAGGFSALAIVTIGFCLIAEPRREPEPALA is encoded by the coding sequence ATGCCTAACCCCTATCGCGAGATTTTCCGGGCCCCCGGTTCGATCGGCTTTTCAGCCGCCGGCTTCCTTGCTCGCATGCCATTCTCGATGCTGACGATCGGCATCGTCACCATGCTCTCCCAGGCGCGCGGCCAGTACTGGCTTGCCGGTGGCGTCGCCGCGACCTTCGCGTTCTCCAATGCGCTGATCGCGCCGCAGATCTCACGGCTGGTCGATCGCCACGGCCAGAGCAAGGTGCTGATCCCCGCCACACTTGCGACCATCGTTGCGCTGATCGGCCTAATGCTGGCGACGCGCCTCGAGGCGCCGATCTGGGTGCTCTTCCTCTTTGCCGCTCTCGCCGGACTCGAGCCGAGCATGATGGCGATGGTGCGCGCCCGCTGGACCGAGATCTATCGCGACACGCCGCATCTGCGCACCGCCTTCGCCTTCGAATCGGTCATCGACGAGGTCATCTTCATGCTCGGCCCGGTGATCTCGATCGGCCTCAGCGTCATCTGGTTCCCGGAGGCCGGGCCGCTCGCGGCGACGATCATGCTCGCGGTCGGCATGGCCCTGTTCGTCGTACAGCGCGCGACCGAGCCGCCCGTGCACTCGCAGGGCGTTGGCGCCAGCAGCTCCGCCATCCGCCTGGTGCCGGTGCAGATCATCGCGCTGCTGATGGTGGCGCTCGGCGTGGTCTTCGGCACGGCCGAGGTCACCGCGGTCGCCTTCGCCGAGGCCCAGGGCAACAAGGCGGCGGCGAGCCTGGCGCTCGCGGCCTATGCCGCCGGCTCCTTCATCACCGGCCTCATCTTCGGTGCGCTCCGCCTGCGCCTGCCGCTGGCGACGCAGTTGCTGCTCTCGATCGGGCTTGCCGCGGCGACGACGCTGCCGCTGCTGATCGTGTCGTCGCTCTGGATGCTGGGCATCGTGCTCTTCATCGCCGGCGCCTCGATCTCGCCGACCGTGATCGTCGCGATGGCGCTGGTCGAGCGGCACGTGCCGGCCTCGAAGCTGACCGAGGGCATCACCTGGGTGATGACCGGCATGGGCATCGGCATGGCGGCGGGTTCGGCCGCCTCGGGCTGGCTGATCGACGTCTATGGCGCGTCCAGCGGGTTCTACGTCTCGGTCGCCGGCGGGTTCTCGGCGCTGGCGATCGTCACGATCGGGTTCTGCCTGATCGCCGAGCCGCGGCGCGAGCCCGAACCGGCTCTCGCCTGA
- the rplT gene encoding 50S ribosomal protein L20, translating to MARVKRGVTSHAKHKKTFEAAKGFYGRRKNTIRAAKAAVDRSMQYAYRDRKNRKRTFRALWIQRLNAAVREHGLTYSVFIGGLIKANLELDRKTLSALAIDDAAAFAAVVETVKAALAAEAKAA from the coding sequence ATGGCTCGCGTGAAACGGGGCGTTACGTCCCACGCCAAGCACAAGAAGACTTTCGAGGCCGCCAAGGGTTTCTATGGCCGCCGCAAGAACACGATCCGCGCCGCCAAGGCGGCCGTCGATCGGTCGATGCAATATGCCTATCGTGACCGCAAGAACCGGAAGCGCACCTTCCGCGCGCTCTGGATCCAGCGCCTGAACGCTGCGGTGCGCGAGCACGGCCTGACCTATTCGGTGTTCATCGGCGGCCTGATCAAGGCGAACCTCGAGCTCGACCGCAAGACCCTGTCGGCCCTCGCCATCGACGATGCAGCTGCCTTCGCTGCAGTGGTCGAGACGGTCAAGGCTGCGCTCGCCGCCGAAGCCAAGGCCGCCTGA
- a CDS encoding glycosyltransferase produces MNGAQWAGLIAALMVAANLLCLAIAFVRLRRRQTPSRLQKLAPPVTVVRPVRGIETFSRETLTSGLELDYPLYETIFCVADGHDPIVPLIEELIATYGADRVRLIVGDVAVSANPKLNNCVKGWEAARHDWVVLADSNVLMPKDYIQRLMQSWRDDTGLVCSTPAGSRPGCFGAEVECAFLNTFQARWQYAGEALGFGFAQGKSMLWNKPFLDANGGIAALAAEIAEDAAATKLVRKAGKHVHLVGQPFEQPLGPRKLGEVVQRQFRWARLRRVTFLPFFAPEILVGPLVPALLAAYAAPAFGLAIWQAVLAVLAVWYAGEIVLAKGVGWFVNWRTPAAYLVRDLVFPGIWAYAFVAREVSWRGNDMKIKTDGEDELNKAAPALSAANMRSDGTP; encoded by the coding sequence ATGAACGGCGCGCAGTGGGCTGGCCTGATCGCGGCGCTGATGGTCGCCGCCAATCTGCTTTGCCTGGCGATCGCCTTCGTGCGCCTGCGCCGCCGGCAGACGCCGTCGCGTCTCCAGAAGCTCGCTCCGCCGGTAACGGTCGTGCGCCCGGTGCGCGGCATCGAGACCTTCAGTCGGGAGACGCTGACCTCCGGCCTCGAGCTCGACTATCCGCTCTATGAGACGATCTTCTGCGTCGCCGACGGCCATGACCCGATCGTGCCGCTGATCGAGGAGCTGATCGCGACCTATGGCGCGGACCGCGTCCGCCTGATCGTCGGCGACGTCGCCGTCAGCGCCAATCCCAAGCTCAACAACTGCGTCAAGGGCTGGGAAGCGGCGCGCCACGACTGGGTGGTCCTCGCCGATTCCAACGTGCTGATGCCCAAGGACTATATCCAGCGGCTGATGCAATCCTGGCGCGACGACACCGGTCTCGTCTGCTCGACGCCCGCAGGCTCGCGGCCGGGCTGCTTCGGCGCCGAGGTCGAATGCGCCTTCCTCAATACCTTCCAGGCACGCTGGCAATATGCCGGCGAGGCGCTCGGTTTCGGCTTCGCCCAGGGCAAGTCGATGCTCTGGAACAAGCCCTTCCTCGATGCCAATGGCGGCATCGCCGCGTTGGCCGCTGAGATCGCCGAGGATGCGGCGGCGACCAAGCTGGTGCGCAAGGCCGGCAAGCATGTCCATCTCGTCGGCCAGCCCTTCGAGCAGCCGCTCGGGCCGCGCAAGCTTGGCGAAGTGGTGCAGCGCCAGTTCCGCTGGGCGCGCCTGCGCCGCGTTACCTTCCTGCCCTTCTTCGCGCCGGAGATCCTGGTCGGGCCGCTGGTGCCGGCGCTGCTTGCCGCTTACGCCGCGCCGGCTTTCGGGCTGGCGATCTGGCAGGCCGTGCTTGCGGTGCTGGCTGTCTGGTATGCCGGTGAGATCGTGCTGGCGAAGGGCGTCGGCTGGTTCGTGAACTGGCGCACACCTGCAGCCTATCTGGTGCGCGACCTCGTCTTTCCCGGCATCTGGGCCTATGCCTTCGTCGCCCGCGAGGTGAGCTGGCGCGGCAACGATATGAAGATCAAGACGGACGGCGAGGACGAGCTGAATAAAGCCGCCCCGGCGTTGTCGGCAGCCAATATGCGTAGCGACGGAACACCATGA
- the pheS gene encoding phenylalanine--tRNA ligase subunit alpha yields MNDIDTLRDSLIGEIEAAGDEAALEQLRIAALGKSGSVSGLLKTLGTMTPDERKEQGPRINGLRDTVQQALGARKDALGEVALEARLSAERVDISLPVREGPEARGRIHPISQVIDEITAIFGDMGFSIAEGPDVETDDLNFTKLNFPVGHPAREMHDTFFFAPDANGERKLLRTHTSPVQVRTMLSQEPPIRVICPGRTYRMDSDQTHTPMFHQVEGLVIDKKTHFGHMKWVLEEFCKAFFEVEGVKMRFRPSFFPFTEPSAEVDIQCSRKDGEIRFGEGEDWLEILGCGMVHPNVLRNCGLDPDVYQGFAWGMGIDRIAMLKYGMPDLRPFFEADIRWLSHYGFRPLDLPTLTGGLTS; encoded by the coding sequence ATGAACGACATCGATACCCTTCGCGATTCCCTGATTGGGGAGATCGAGGCGGCCGGCGACGAGGCGGCGCTCGAGCAGCTGCGCATCGCGGCGCTCGGCAAGTCCGGCTCGGTCTCGGGCCTCCTGAAAACGCTCGGCACGATGACGCCGGACGAGCGCAAGGAGCAGGGGCCGCGCATCAACGGCCTGCGCGACACCGTCCAGCAGGCGCTCGGCGCCCGCAAGGACGCGCTCGGCGAGGTCGCTCTGGAAGCGCGGCTTTCGGCCGAGCGGGTCGACATCTCGCTGCCGGTGCGCGAGGGGCCCGAAGCCCGCGGACGCATCCACCCGATCAGCCAGGTCATCGACGAGATCACCGCGATCTTCGGCGACATGGGCTTCTCGATCGCCGAAGGCCCGGACGTCGAGACCGACGATCTCAACTTCACCAAGCTCAATTTCCCCGTCGGTCATCCGGCGCGGGAGATGCACGACACCTTCTTCTTCGCGCCCGATGCCAATGGCGAGCGCAAGCTTCTGCGCACCCACACCTCGCCGGTTCAGGTGCGCACCATGCTGTCGCAGGAGCCGCCGATCCGGGTGATCTGCCCGGGCCGGACCTACCGCATGGATTCCGACCAGACCCACACCCCGATGTTCCATCAGGTCGAGGGCCTCGTCATCGACAAGAAAACCCATTTCGGCCACATGAAATGGGTGCTGGAGGAGTTCTGCAAGGCGTTCTTCGAGGTCGAAGGCGTCAAGATGCGCTTCCGGCCCTCCTTCTTCCCCTTCACCGAGCCGTCGGCCGAGGTCGACATCCAGTGCTCGCGCAAGGATGGCGAGATCCGCTTCGGCGAGGGCGAGGATTGGCTCGAGATCCTCGGTTGCGGCATGGTCCACCCCAATGTGCTGCGCAATTGCGGGCTTGATCCCGATGTCTATCAGGGCTTCGCCTGGGGCATGGGCATCGATCGCATCGCCATGCTGAAATACGGCATGCCGGACCTGCGGCCCTTCTTCGAGGCGGATATCCGCTGGCTCTCGCATTACGGTTTCCGCCCGCTCGACCTGCCGACCCTGACCGGCGGGTTGACCTCGTAA
- a CDS encoding TIGR00730 family Rossman fold protein — translation MPDNSAQKNSPSYRIAALDQDFLLGDSMRGARFMLEYQKAEDSLRARGILSTIVVFGSARVREGNPWYEAARNFARIASERGGALDGKDRGRNHVIATGGGPGIMEAANRGATEAGAVSIGFNITLPHEQDPNAWSTPDLTFRFHYFAMRKMHLAMRAAALVVFPGGFGTLDELFEIMTLVQTGKMPPVPIVLYDSAYWQGLINLERMAEAGFIRAEDLKLFCYADTPEEAYQRILDGAGENWTPKAVEKVQT, via the coding sequence ATGCCAGACAACAGCGCCCAGAAGAATTCGCCCTCCTACCGGATCGCTGCACTCGACCAGGACTTTCTCCTCGGCGACTCCATGCGCGGGGCGCGCTTCATGCTCGAATACCAGAAGGCCGAGGACAGCCTGCGGGCCCGCGGCATCCTCTCGACCATCGTCGTGTTCGGCTCGGCGCGGGTGCGCGAGGGCAATCCCTGGTACGAAGCGGCGCGCAACTTCGCCAGGATCGCCTCGGAGCGAGGCGGCGCGCTCGACGGCAAGGATCGCGGCCGCAACCATGTCATCGCCACCGGCGGCGGGCCGGGCATCATGGAAGCCGCCAATCGCGGAGCTACCGAGGCCGGCGCGGTCTCGATCGGCTTCAACATCACCTTGCCGCATGAGCAGGATCCGAACGCCTGGTCGACGCCGGACCTGACCTTCCGCTTCCATTATTTCGCGATGCGCAAGATGCACCTCGCCATGCGGGCGGCGGCGCTGGTGGTCTTCCCCGGCGGCTTTGGCACGCTCGACGAATTGTTCGAGATCATGACGCTGGTGCAGACTGGCAAGATGCCGCCGGTGCCGATCGTGCTCTACGACAGCGCCTATTGGCAGGGACTGATCAACCTCGAACGGATGGCCGAGGCCGGCTTCATCCGGGCCGAGGACCTCAAGCTGTTCTGTTATGCTGATACGCCTGAAGAAGCTTACCAGCGCATCCTCGACGGTGCCGGCGAGAACTGGACGCCGAAGGCGGTCGAGAAGGTGCAGACGTAA
- a CDS encoding tartrate dehydrogenase yields the protein MTGTNRVYRIAAIAGDGIGKEVMPEGLRVLEAASKKYGFELQLDEFDFSSCDYYAKHGKMLPDDWKEKIGGHDAIFFGAVGMPAQVPDHISLWGSLLLFRREFDQYVNLRPVRLMPGVPGPLVGRKPGDIDFFVVRENTEGEYSSVGGRMYAGTEREIVIQETIMSRVGVDRVLKYAFELAQRRPRKKLTSATKSNGISITMPYWDERVKEMAKAYPDVAVDQYHIDILTAHFVLNPDRFDVVVASNLFGDILSDLGPACTGTIGIAPSGNINPTAEFPSLFEPVHGSAPDIAGQGIANPVGQIWSGAMMLDHLGEHEAAKGIEAAIERALGDARTRTRDLGGSLNTEAAGKAIEQALG from the coding sequence ATGACCGGAACCAATCGCGTCTACCGCATCGCTGCCATCGCCGGCGACGGCATCGGCAAGGAGGTCATGCCCGAGGGGCTGCGCGTGCTCGAGGCTGCCTCGAAGAAGTACGGCTTCGAGCTCCAGCTCGACGAGTTCGACTTCTCCTCCTGCGACTACTACGCCAAGCACGGCAAGATGCTGCCGGACGACTGGAAGGAGAAGATCGGCGGCCATGACGCGATCTTCTTCGGCGCGGTCGGCATGCCGGCCCAGGTGCCCGATCACATCTCGCTCTGGGGCTCGCTGCTGCTGTTCCGGCGCGAGTTCGACCAGTACGTCAACCTGCGCCCCGTGCGGCTGATGCCGGGCGTGCCGGGGCCGCTCGTCGGCCGCAAACCCGGCGACATCGACTTCTTCGTCGTGCGCGAGAACACCGAGGGCGAGTACTCCTCGGTTGGCGGGCGCATGTATGCCGGCACCGAGCGCGAGATCGTCATCCAGGAGACGATCATGAGCCGCGTCGGCGTCGACCGCGTGCTGAAATACGCCTTCGAGCTGGCGCAGCGCCGGCCGCGCAAGAAGCTCACCTCCGCGACCAAGTCGAACGGCATCTCGATCACCATGCCGTACTGGGACGAGCGGGTGAAGGAGATGGCCAAGGCCTATCCCGACGTCGCGGTCGACCAGTACCATATCGACATCCTGACCGCGCATTTCGTGCTCAATCCGGACCGCTTCGACGTGGTCGTCGCCTCGAACCTGTTCGGCGACATCCTTTCCGATCTCGGCCCGGCCTGCACCGGCACGATCGGCATCGCCCCGTCGGGGAACATCAACCCGACCGCCGAATTCCCATCCCTGTTCGAGCCGGTGCACGGCTCGGCGCCCGATATCGCCGGGCAGGGCATCGCCAATCCCGTCGGCCAGATCTGGTCGGGGGCGATGATGCTCGATCATCTCGGCGAGCATGAAGCGGCCAAGGGAATCGAGGCGGCGATCGAGCGCGCGCTCGGCGACGCCCGCACCCGCACGCGCGATCTCGGCGGTAGCCTGAATACTGAGGCTGCCGGCAAGGCGATCGAGCAGGCGCTGGGTTGA
- a CDS encoding TetR/AcrR family transcriptional regulator, which produces MTRKPRTQMIAETRAKLIAAARAAFGTVGYAETSMDDLTASAGLTRGALYHHFGDKKGLLAAVIVEIDGEMNAHMRAATAKATDPWTGFRNECTAYIELALDPEIQRIMLREGPAVLGDPWDWPTLSECIRSMTESLTKLAETGVIASIDPEAAARLIAGATQYAAQWIAHAPDPEATSRKAIEAFNLMLDGLLVRN; this is translated from the coding sequence ATGACGCGCAAGCCGCGCACGCAGATGATCGCCGAGACCCGGGCCAAGCTGATCGCAGCGGCGCGCGCCGCCTTCGGCACGGTCGGCTATGCCGAGACCTCGATGGACGATCTCACCGCCTCGGCAGGCCTGACGCGCGGCGCGCTCTACCATCACTTCGGCGACAAGAAGGGCCTGCTGGCGGCGGTGATCGTCGAGATTGACGGCGAGATGAACGCGCATATGCGGGCTGCCACGGCCAAGGCGACCGATCCCTGGACCGGCTTCCGCAACGAATGCACCGCCTATATCGAGCTGGCGCTCGACCCCGAAATCCAGCGCATCATGCTGCGCGAGGGCCCGGCCGTCCTCGGCGATCCCTGGGACTGGCCGACGCTCAGCGAATGCATCCGCTCGATGACCGAGAGCCTGACGAAGCTGGCCGAAACCGGAGTCATTGCCTCGATCGACCCCGAAGCGGCGGCGCGATTGATCGCCGGGGCAACGCAGTACGCAGCACAATGGATCGCGCACGCGCCCGATCCGGAGGCGACCTCGCGCAAGGCGATCGAGGCCTTCAATTTGATGCTCGACGGACTGCTCGTGCGAAACTGA
- the rpmI gene encoding 50S ribosomal protein L35, with protein sequence MPKMKTKSAAKKRFKVTGTGKVLYAQAGKRHGMIKRTNKQLRNHRGTNVLFEGDAANVKKYFLPNG encoded by the coding sequence ATGCCCAAGATGAAGACTAAATCGGCCGCCAAGAAGCGGTTCAAGGTCACCGGAACCGGCAAGGTGCTCTATGCCCAGGCCGGCAAGCGTCACGGCATGATCAAGCGGACCAACAAGCAGCTCCGCAATCACCGTGGGACGAACGTTCTTTTCGAGGGCGATGCTGCCAACGTGAAGAAGTATTTCCTCCCCAACGGCTAA
- the pheT gene encoding phenylalanine--tRNA ligase subunit beta — translation MKFTLSWLKEHLDTTDSLDSITEALTRIGLEVEGVEDKAKALSAFTIAYVIEAKQHPNADRLRVCMVDTGTGEPVQVVCGAPNARTGMKGVFSPPGTYIPGKDITLGKGVIRGVESNGMLVSEAELQLSEDHDGIIDLPEDAPVGQPYAIYAGLSDAVIEIAVTPNRADALGVSGIARDLAAAGLGTVKTPPVQPVRGTFPCPVDLKLDFAEEDRNLCQVFALRLVRGVKNGPSPEWLQARLRAIGLRPINALVDITNFMTFDRNRPLHVFDAAKVKGDLVVRRAKEGEEVLALDGRTYALTDEMVVITDDNGVESIAGVMGGEHSGCDETTTDVLVESALWNTLNIARTGRALGINSDARYRNERGIDPDFTRPGLDMATQMIMTLCGGEPSEVVFAGELPDSPGAIDFPWSEVKRLTGLDLPVVEMKLALTSLGFHVSGAGERVKVAPPSWRADVEGKADLVEEILRIAGIDRVDPAPLPRIKGEVIKPVLTVLQKRTRLAKRLLASRGLVEAVTWSFISHDAAKLFGGGSRKLVLANPIAADLSDMRPSLLPGLIRSAQANADRGFGDVALFEVGQIFQSDEPEGQLIAAAGLRRGTARLEGAGRHWDGAAKPVDAFDAKADVFGLLSGLGVPVGGLQIVAGGPAWAHPGRSATLQFGPKGVIGAFGEVHPRVLKALDVKGPLVAFEIHLDALPLPKYKPTKVKPKLTLSDFQPVTRDFAFIVDKAVAAGEMAKSAQNADRALVSDVGVFDLYEGTGVEAGKKSVALAVTLQPTQKTLTDTEIEAVAAKIVAEMAKRYGAVLRG, via the coding sequence ATGAAGTTCACACTCTCCTGGCTCAAAGAGCATCTCGACACCACGGATTCGCTCGACAGCATCACCGAGGCGCTGACCCGCATCGGCCTTGAGGTCGAAGGCGTCGAGGACAAGGCCAAGGCGCTGTCAGCCTTCACCATCGCCTATGTCATCGAGGCGAAGCAGCACCCGAACGCCGACCGCCTGCGCGTCTGCATGGTCGACACCGGCACGGGCGAGCCGGTCCAGGTCGTCTGCGGCGCGCCCAATGCCCGCACCGGCATGAAGGGCGTCTTCTCGCCGCCGGGCACCTATATCCCCGGCAAGGACATCACGCTTGGCAAGGGCGTGATCCGCGGCGTCGAGTCGAATGGCATGCTGGTTTCCGAGGCCGAGCTGCAACTCTCCGAGGACCATGACGGCATCATCGATCTGCCCGAGGATGCGCCGGTCGGCCAGCCCTATGCGATCTATGCCGGGCTTAGCGACGCCGTGATCGAGATCGCGGTGACGCCGAACCGGGCCGATGCGCTCGGCGTGTCCGGCATCGCCCGCGACCTTGCCGCCGCCGGCCTCGGCACGGTCAAGACGCCGCCGGTCCAACCGGTGCGCGGCACCTTCCCATGCCCGGTCGACCTCAAGCTCGATTTCGCCGAGGAGGACCGCAATCTCTGCCAGGTCTTCGCGCTGCGTCTGGTCCGCGGCGTCAAGAACGGTCCGTCGCCGGAGTGGCTGCAGGCGCGGCTGCGTGCCATCGGCCTGCGCCCGATCAACGCGCTGGTCGACATCACCAACTTCATGACCTTCGACCGCAATCGGCCACTGCACGTCTTCGACGCGGCCAAGGTCAAGGGCGATCTCGTCGTCCGGCGCGCCAAGGAAGGCGAGGAGGTGCTGGCGCTCGACGGCAGGACCTATGCGCTGACCGACGAGATGGTCGTGATCACCGACGACAATGGCGTCGAGTCGATCGCCGGCGTGATGGGCGGTGAGCATTCCGGCTGCGACGAGACCACCACCGACGTGCTGGTCGAGAGCGCGCTCTGGAACACGCTCAACATCGCCCGTACCGGCCGCGCCCTCGGCATCAATTCCGACGCGCGCTACCGCAATGAGCGCGGCATCGATCCGGACTTCACGCGTCCGGGCCTCGACATGGCGACGCAGATGATCATGACGCTCTGCGGCGGCGAGCCGTCCGAGGTCGTCTTCGCCGGAGAGTTGCCCGACAGCCCGGGCGCCATCGATTTCCCCTGGTCCGAGGTCAAGCGCCTGACCGGGCTCGACCTGCCGGTTGTCGAGATGAAGCTGGCGCTGACCTCGCTCGGCTTCCACGTTTCCGGCGCCGGCGAGCGCGTCAAGGTCGCGCCGCCCTCCTGGCGCGCCGATGTCGAGGGCAAGGCCGATCTGGTCGAGGAGATACTGCGTATCGCCGGCATCGACCGTGTCGATCCGGCGCCGCTGCCGCGCATCAAGGGCGAGGTGATCAAGCCGGTGCTGACCGTGCTGCAGAAGCGCACGCGACTGGCCAAGCGCCTGCTCGCCAGCCGCGGCCTGGTCGAGGCCGTGACCTGGTCCTTCATCTCGCATGATGCCGCCAAGCTCTTCGGCGGCGGCTCGCGCAAGCTCGTGCTCGCCAATCCGATCGCGGCCGATCTCTCCGATATGCGCCCTTCGCTGCTGCCTGGGCTGATCCGGTCGGCGCAAGCCAATGCCGATCGCGGTTTCGGCGATGTCGCCTTGTTCGAGGTCGGCCAGATCTTCCAGAGCGACGAGCCGGAGGGCCAGCTCATCGCTGCTGCCGGCCTGCGCCGCGGCACGGCCCGGCTTGAGGGTGCCGGACGCCATTGGGACGGCGCGGCCAAGCCGGTCGACGCCTTCGATGCCAAGGCTGACGTGTTCGGCCTGCTCTCCGGCCTCGGCGTGCCGGTCGGCGGCCTGCAGATCGTCGCGGGCGGTCCAGCCTGGGCCCATCCCGGCCGCTCGGCCACGCTGCAGTTCGGTCCCAAGGGCGTGATCGGCGCTTTTGGCGAGGTTCATCCGCGCGTGCTCAAGGCGCTCGACGTCAAGGGCCCGCTGGTCGCCTTCGAGATCCATCTCGATGCGCTGCCGCTGCCCAAGTACAAGCCGACCAAGGTCAAGCCGAAGCTGACGCTCTCCGACTTCCAGCCGGTGACGCGCGACTTTGCCTTCATCGTCGACAAGGCCGTGGCGGCCGGTGAGATGGCCAAGAGTGCGCAGAATGCCGACCGCGCCCTGGTCTCCGATGTCGGGGTCTTCGATCTCTACGAGGGCACGGGCGTCGAAGCCGGCAAGAAGTCGGTGGCGCTGGCGGTGACGTTGCAGCCGACCCAGAAGACGCTGACCGACACCGAGATCGAGGCCGTCGCGGCCAAGATCGTCGCCGAGATGGCCAAGCGCTATGGGGCTGTGCTGCGCGGGTAA
- a CDS encoding alpha/beta fold hydrolase, whose protein sequence is MSLTELPVVDDLFPGFRLLDVATTGARIRVRTGGEGPPLLLLHGYPQTHVMWRRIAPRLAQRFTLVCPDLRGYGDSEKPPSAADHAPYAKRAMARDMAEVMTALGHDRFCVGSHDRGARVAHRLALDHGERVLKLATLDIAPTREMYRDTTDAFARAYWHWFFLIQPAPMPERMIGADPEFYWTSRRASDMKLFEPAALSEYLRCFRDPAMIHASCEDYRAAATIDIAHDDADGGKKVACPLLALWGDRGAVGKCFDVLALWRERAENVQGRALPGGHYLAEEIPDLVAAEFSAFFGENT, encoded by the coding sequence ATGTCGCTGACCGAGCTCCCTGTCGTGGACGATCTGTTTCCCGGCTTCCGGCTGCTCGACGTCGCGACGACGGGTGCGCGCATTCGCGTCCGCACGGGCGGGGAGGGGCCGCCGCTGCTCCTGCTCCACGGTTATCCGCAGACCCATGTCATGTGGCGGCGTATCGCTCCGCGGCTGGCACAACGCTTCACCCTGGTCTGCCCGGACTTGCGCGGCTACGGCGATTCCGAGAAGCCGCCGAGCGCGGCCGATCACGCACCCTATGCGAAGCGCGCCATGGCGCGGGACATGGCCGAGGTCATGACCGCGCTGGGTCATGACCGCTTCTGCGTCGGCTCGCATGATCGCGGTGCCCGCGTCGCGCATCGGCTGGCGCTGGACCATGGCGAGCGGGTGTTGAAGCTGGCGACTCTCGACATCGCGCCGACGCGCGAAATGTATCGCGACACCACCGACGCCTTCGCCCGCGCCTATTGGCACTGGTTCTTCCTAATCCAGCCGGCACCGATGCCGGAGCGGATGATCGGCGCCGACCCGGAGTTTTACTGGACGAGCCGGCGCGCCTCGGACATGAAACTGTTCGAGCCGGCGGCGCTCAGCGAATATCTCCGCTGCTTTCGCGATCCCGCGATGATCCATGCCAGCTGCGAGGACTATCGCGCCGCGGCGACGATCGACATCGCCCATGACGATGCCGATGGCGGCAAGAAGGTCGCATGCCCGCTGCTGGCGCTGTGGGGCGATCGCGGCGCCGTCGGAAAATGCTTCGATGTGCTGGCGCTCTGGCGCGAGCGCGCGGAAAACGTCCAAGGCCGGGCCCTGCCGGGTGGGCATTATCTGGCGGAGGAGATCCCTGATCTCGTCGCCGCCGAATTCTCGGCCTTCTTCGGAGAGAACACATGA